The following are from one region of the Siniperca chuatsi isolate FFG_IHB_CAS linkage group LG21, ASM2008510v1, whole genome shotgun sequence genome:
- the hgs gene encoding hepatocyte growth factor-regulated tyrosine kinase substrate isoform X9: MGKGGGTFERLLDKATSQLLLETDWESILQICDLIRQGDAQAKYAIGAIKKKLNDKNPHVALYALEVLESVVKNCGQTVHDEVASKQTMEELKDLLKKQTEPNVRNKILYLIQAWAHAFRNEPKYKVVQDTYQIMKVEGHVFPEFKESDAMFAAERAPDWVDAEECHRCRVQFGVMTRKHHCRACGQIFCGKCSSKYSTIPKFGIEKEVRVCEPCFELLNKKAEGKAPAPGPAELPPEYLTSPLSQQSQMPPKRDEAALQEEEELQLAIALSQSEAEEKERLRQKNSYSVYPKADPTPVTSSAPPVSTLYTSPVNSSAPSAEDVDPELARYLNRTYWEKKQEEARKSPTPSAPAPAPLAEPLPAISQPISQPISQPVESHVPPVQPVSIVEQQYQNGESEENHEQFLKALQNAVSTFLNRMKSNHLRGRSITNDSAVLSLFQSINNMHPQLLDILNQLDEKRLYYEGLQDKLAQVRDARAALNALRDEHREKLRRAAEEAERQRQIQLAQKLEIMRQKKQEYLEMQRHLAIQRLQEQEKERQMRLEQQKHTIQMRAQMPAFSLPYAQLQSLPPNVAGGVVYQPGAPPSYPGTFSPAGSVEGSPMHNIYMNQPGQTAPPQYQAMPGPATDPNMVNAYMYQAAGANGQPAPPGQAPPNTSPPYSNYQPTPTQGYQNVVSQAQSMPPMSQAAPTNGMGYMSYQPYNMQNMISALPGQDPNMPPQQQYMPGQQPMYQQVAPPGGPQHQQQQQQQQQQQQQQQQQQQQQQALQAVPGSAEAQLISFD; this comes from the exons ATGGGGAAAGGTGGAGGTACATTTGAGAGGCTTCTCG ATAAAGCCACcagtcagctgctgctggagactGACTGGGAATCCATTCTGCAGATCTGTGATCTCATTCGACAAGGAGACGCACA AGCTAAATATGCTATCGGTGCCATTAAAAAGAAGCTGAATGATAAAAATCCACATGTGGCCCTTTATGCACTTGAG GTCCTGGAGTCAGTGGTGAAGAACTGTGGCCAGACAGTCCACGATGAGGTGGCAAGTAAACAAACTATGGAGGAACTGAAGGATTTACTCAAG AAACAGacggaaccaaacgtcagaaaCAAGATCTTGTACCTGATCCAGGCGTGGGCTCACGCCTTCCGCAACGAACCCAAATATAAGGTGGTTCAAGACACCTATCAGATCATGAAAGTGGAAG GTCATGTGTTCCCAGAGTTTAAGGAGAGTGATGCGATGTTTGCGGCTGAGAGA GCCCCAGACTGGGTTGATGCTGAGGAGTGCCACCGGTGCAGAGTCCAGTTTGGAGTTATGACAAGAAAG CACCATTGTCGAGCCTGTGGCCAGATTTTCTGTGGAAAGTGTTCGTCCAAGTACTCCACCATTCCAAAGTTTGGCATAGAGAAGGAAGTGCGTGTGTGCGAGCCGTGCTTTGAGCTGCTTAACAA GAAAGCTGAAGGAAAAGCACCCGCCCCAGGCCCTGCCGAGCTGCCTCCTGAGTACCTGACCAGCCCGCTGTCCCAACAATCACAG ATGCCCCCCAAGAGAGATGAGGCGGcactgcaggaggaggaggagctgcagctGGCCATCGCCCTTTCTCAAAGTGAAGCTGAGGAGAAAGAGCGACTG AGGCAAAAGAACTCCTACTCAGTGTATCCCAAAGCTGATCCCACTCCAGTGACTTCCTCAGCACCACCAGTCAGCACCCTATACACTTCCCCTGTG AACTCCTCTGCTCCATCAGCTGAAGATGTAGACCCTGAGCTGGCCCGTTACCTGAACAGAACGTACTGGGAGAAGAAACAGGAAGAGGCTCGCAAGAGTCCCACCCCCTCAGCCCCTGCCCCTGCACCACTGGCTGAGCCCCTTCCGGCAATCAGTCAGCCGATCAGTCAGCCGATCAGTCAGCCTGTAGAAAGCCATGTCCCTCCTGTCCAGCCAGTCAGCATAGTGGAG CAGCAGTACCAGAACGGAGAGTCAGAGGAGAACCATGAGCAATTTCTGAAGGCTCTGCAGAATGCTGTCTCCACCTTCCTCAACCGCATGAAGAGCAACCACTTGCGTGGGCGCAGCATCACCAATGACAGCGCTGTGCTCTCACTCTTCCAGTCCATTAACAACATGCATCCTCAGCTGCTGGACATCCTCAACCAGCTAGATGAGAAGCGAT TGTACTACGAGGGACTGCAGGACAAGTTGGCTCAGGTGCGTGATGCTCGGGCAGCCCTCAACGCCCTTCGGGACGAACACAGAGAGAAGCTGCGTCGTGCCgcagaggaagcagagagacagaggcagatcCAGCTGGCACAAAAACTGGAGATCATGAGGCAGAAGAAACAG GAGTACCTGGAGATGCAAAGACACCTGGCCATCCAGCGCCTCCAGgagcaggagaaggagaggcagaTGCGTTTGGAGCAGCAGAAGCACACAATCCAGATGAGAGCCCAAATGCCTGCTTTCTCTCTGCCCTACGCCCAG TTGCAGTCTTTGCCCCCCAATGTGGCAGGAGGGGTGGTGTACCAGCCTGGTGCTCCACCCAGCTACCCAGGCACATTCAGCCCTGCTGGTTCTGTGGAGGGCTCACCTATGCACAACATCTATATGAACCAGCCTGGGCAGACTGCACCACCACAGTACCAGGCTATGCCCGGTCCTGCCACAG atCCCAATATGGTTAATGCGTACATGTACCAGGCTGCAGGCGCCAATGGGCAGCCTGCTCCTCCTGGTCAAGCTCCACCCAATACTAGTCCACCCTACTCCAACTATCagcccacacccacacagggcTACCAG AATGTGGTCTCTCAGGCCCAGAGTATGCCCCCCATGTCCCAGGCTGCCCCCACTAACGGTATGGGTTACATGAGCTACCAGCCATACAACATGCAGAACATGATTTCAGCATTGCCAGGACAGGACCCCAATATGCCCCCACAACAGCAGTACATGCCAGGCCAGCAGCCCATGTACCAACAG GTGGCTCCCCCTGGTGGCccacagcatcagcagcagcagcaacagcagcagcagcagcagcagcagcagcagcagcagcagcagcagcagcaggccctTCAGGCTGTGCCCGGCAGTGCAGAGGCACAGCTCATCTCCTTCGATTGA
- the hgs gene encoding hepatocyte growth factor-regulated tyrosine kinase substrate isoform X4, producing the protein MGKGGGTFERLLDKATSQLLLETDWESILQICDLIRQGDAQAKYAIGAIKKKLNDKNPHVALYALEVLESVVKNCGQTVHDEVASKQTMEELKDLLKKQTEPNVRNKILYLIQAWAHAFRNEPKYKVVQDTYQIMKVEGHVFPEFKESDAMFAAERAPDWVDAEECHRCRVQFGVMTRKHHCRACGQIFCGKCSSKYSTIPKFGIEKEVRVCEPCFELLNKKAEGKAPAPGPAELPPEYLTSPLSQQSQDLTIAPLSHQMPPKRDEAALQEEEELQLAIALSQSEAEEKERLRQKNSYSVYPKADPTPVTSSAPPVSTLYTSPVNSSAPSAEDVDPELARYLNRTYWEKKQEEARKSPTPSAPAPAPLAEPLPAISQPISQPISQPVESHVPPVQPVSIVEQQYQNGESEENHEQFLKALQNAVSTFLNRMKSNHLRGRSITNDSAVLSLFQSINNMHPQLLDILNQLDEKRLYYEGLQDKLAQVRDARAALNALRDEHREKLRRAAEEAERQRQIQLAQKLEIMRQKKQEYLEMQRHLAIQRLQEQEKERQMRLEQQKHTIQMRAQMPAFSLPYAQLQSLPPNVAGGVVYQPGAPPSYPGTFSPAGSVEGSPMHNIYMNQPGQTAPPQYQAMPGPATDPNMVNAYMYQAAGANGQPAPPGQAPPNTSPPYSNYQPTPTQGYQNVVSQAQSMPPMSQAAPTNGMGYMSYQPYNMQNMISALPGQDPNMPPQQQYMPGQQPMYQQVAPPGGPQHQQQQQQQQQQQQQQQQQQQQQQALQAVPGSAEAQLISFD; encoded by the exons ATGGGGAAAGGTGGAGGTACATTTGAGAGGCTTCTCG ATAAAGCCACcagtcagctgctgctggagactGACTGGGAATCCATTCTGCAGATCTGTGATCTCATTCGACAAGGAGACGCACA AGCTAAATATGCTATCGGTGCCATTAAAAAGAAGCTGAATGATAAAAATCCACATGTGGCCCTTTATGCACTTGAG GTCCTGGAGTCAGTGGTGAAGAACTGTGGCCAGACAGTCCACGATGAGGTGGCAAGTAAACAAACTATGGAGGAACTGAAGGATTTACTCAAG AAACAGacggaaccaaacgtcagaaaCAAGATCTTGTACCTGATCCAGGCGTGGGCTCACGCCTTCCGCAACGAACCCAAATATAAGGTGGTTCAAGACACCTATCAGATCATGAAAGTGGAAG GTCATGTGTTCCCAGAGTTTAAGGAGAGTGATGCGATGTTTGCGGCTGAGAGA GCCCCAGACTGGGTTGATGCTGAGGAGTGCCACCGGTGCAGAGTCCAGTTTGGAGTTATGACAAGAAAG CACCATTGTCGAGCCTGTGGCCAGATTTTCTGTGGAAAGTGTTCGTCCAAGTACTCCACCATTCCAAAGTTTGGCATAGAGAAGGAAGTGCGTGTGTGCGAGCCGTGCTTTGAGCTGCTTAACAA GAAAGCTGAAGGAAAAGCACCCGCCCCAGGCCCTGCCGAGCTGCCTCCTGAGTACCTGACCAGCCCGCTGTCCCAACAATCACAG GATCTTACCATTGCTCCGCTCTCTCACCAGATGCCCCCCAAGAGAGATGAGGCGGcactgcaggaggaggaggagctgcagctGGCCATCGCCCTTTCTCAAAGTGAAGCTGAGGAGAAAGAGCGACTG AGGCAAAAGAACTCCTACTCAGTGTATCCCAAAGCTGATCCCACTCCAGTGACTTCCTCAGCACCACCAGTCAGCACCCTATACACTTCCCCTGTG AACTCCTCTGCTCCATCAGCTGAAGATGTAGACCCTGAGCTGGCCCGTTACCTGAACAGAACGTACTGGGAGAAGAAACAGGAAGAGGCTCGCAAGAGTCCCACCCCCTCAGCCCCTGCCCCTGCACCACTGGCTGAGCCCCTTCCGGCAATCAGTCAGCCGATCAGTCAGCCGATCAGTCAGCCTGTAGAAAGCCATGTCCCTCCTGTCCAGCCAGTCAGCATAGTGGAG CAGCAGTACCAGAACGGAGAGTCAGAGGAGAACCATGAGCAATTTCTGAAGGCTCTGCAGAATGCTGTCTCCACCTTCCTCAACCGCATGAAGAGCAACCACTTGCGTGGGCGCAGCATCACCAATGACAGCGCTGTGCTCTCACTCTTCCAGTCCATTAACAACATGCATCCTCAGCTGCTGGACATCCTCAACCAGCTAGATGAGAAGCGAT TGTACTACGAGGGACTGCAGGACAAGTTGGCTCAGGTGCGTGATGCTCGGGCAGCCCTCAACGCCCTTCGGGACGAACACAGAGAGAAGCTGCGTCGTGCCgcagaggaagcagagagacagaggcagatcCAGCTGGCACAAAAACTGGAGATCATGAGGCAGAAGAAACAG GAGTACCTGGAGATGCAAAGACACCTGGCCATCCAGCGCCTCCAGgagcaggagaaggagaggcagaTGCGTTTGGAGCAGCAGAAGCACACAATCCAGATGAGAGCCCAAATGCCTGCTTTCTCTCTGCCCTACGCCCAG TTGCAGTCTTTGCCCCCCAATGTGGCAGGAGGGGTGGTGTACCAGCCTGGTGCTCCACCCAGCTACCCAGGCACATTCAGCCCTGCTGGTTCTGTGGAGGGCTCACCTATGCACAACATCTATATGAACCAGCCTGGGCAGACTGCACCACCACAGTACCAGGCTATGCCCGGTCCTGCCACAG atCCCAATATGGTTAATGCGTACATGTACCAGGCTGCAGGCGCCAATGGGCAGCCTGCTCCTCCTGGTCAAGCTCCACCCAATACTAGTCCACCCTACTCCAACTATCagcccacacccacacagggcTACCAG AATGTGGTCTCTCAGGCCCAGAGTATGCCCCCCATGTCCCAGGCTGCCCCCACTAACGGTATGGGTTACATGAGCTACCAGCCATACAACATGCAGAACATGATTTCAGCATTGCCAGGACAGGACCCCAATATGCCCCCACAACAGCAGTACATGCCAGGCCAGCAGCCCATGTACCAACAG GTGGCTCCCCCTGGTGGCccacagcatcagcagcagcagcaacagcagcagcagcagcagcagcagcagcagcagcagcagcagcagcagcaggccctTCAGGCTGTGCCCGGCAGTGCAGAGGCACAGCTCATCTCCTTCGATTGA
- the hgs gene encoding hepatocyte growth factor-regulated tyrosine kinase substrate isoform X10 gives MGKGGGTFERLLDKATSQLLLETDWESILQICDLIRQGDAQAKYAIGAIKKKLNDKNPHVALYALEVLESVVKNCGQTVHDEVASKQTMEELKDLLKKQTEPNVRNKILYLIQAWAHAFRNEPKYKVVQDTYQIMKVEGHVFPEFKESDAMFAAERAPDWVDAEECHRCRVQFGVMTRKHHCRACGQIFCGKCSSKYSTIPKFGIEKEVRVCEPCFELLNKKAEGKAPAPGPAELPPEYLTSPLSQQSQMPPKRDEAALQEEEELQLAIALSQSEAEEKERLRQKNSYSVYPKADPTPVTSSAPPVSTLYTSPVNSSAPSAEDVDPELARYLNRTYWEKKQEEARKSPTPSAPAPAPLAEPLPAISQPISQPISQPVESHVPPVQPVSIVEQYQNGESEENHEQFLKALQNAVSTFLNRMKSNHLRGRSITNDSAVLSLFQSINNMHPQLLDILNQLDEKRLYYEGLQDKLAQVRDARAALNALRDEHREKLRRAAEEAERQRQIQLAQKLEIMRQKKQEYLEMQRHLAIQRLQEQEKERQMRLEQQKHTIQMRAQMPAFSLPYAQLQSLPPNVAGGVVYQPGAPPSYPGTFSPAGSVEGSPMHNIYMNQPGQTAPPQYQAMPGPATDPNMVNAYMYQAAGANGQPAPPGQAPPNTSPPYSNYQPTPTQGYQNVVSQAQSMPPMSQAAPTNGMGYMSYQPYNMQNMISALPGQDPNMPPQQQYMPGQQPMYQQVAPPGGPQHQQQQQQQQQQQQQQQQQQQQQQALQAVPGSAEAQLISFD, from the exons ATGGGGAAAGGTGGAGGTACATTTGAGAGGCTTCTCG ATAAAGCCACcagtcagctgctgctggagactGACTGGGAATCCATTCTGCAGATCTGTGATCTCATTCGACAAGGAGACGCACA AGCTAAATATGCTATCGGTGCCATTAAAAAGAAGCTGAATGATAAAAATCCACATGTGGCCCTTTATGCACTTGAG GTCCTGGAGTCAGTGGTGAAGAACTGTGGCCAGACAGTCCACGATGAGGTGGCAAGTAAACAAACTATGGAGGAACTGAAGGATTTACTCAAG AAACAGacggaaccaaacgtcagaaaCAAGATCTTGTACCTGATCCAGGCGTGGGCTCACGCCTTCCGCAACGAACCCAAATATAAGGTGGTTCAAGACACCTATCAGATCATGAAAGTGGAAG GTCATGTGTTCCCAGAGTTTAAGGAGAGTGATGCGATGTTTGCGGCTGAGAGA GCCCCAGACTGGGTTGATGCTGAGGAGTGCCACCGGTGCAGAGTCCAGTTTGGAGTTATGACAAGAAAG CACCATTGTCGAGCCTGTGGCCAGATTTTCTGTGGAAAGTGTTCGTCCAAGTACTCCACCATTCCAAAGTTTGGCATAGAGAAGGAAGTGCGTGTGTGCGAGCCGTGCTTTGAGCTGCTTAACAA GAAAGCTGAAGGAAAAGCACCCGCCCCAGGCCCTGCCGAGCTGCCTCCTGAGTACCTGACCAGCCCGCTGTCCCAACAATCACAG ATGCCCCCCAAGAGAGATGAGGCGGcactgcaggaggaggaggagctgcagctGGCCATCGCCCTTTCTCAAAGTGAAGCTGAGGAGAAAGAGCGACTG AGGCAAAAGAACTCCTACTCAGTGTATCCCAAAGCTGATCCCACTCCAGTGACTTCCTCAGCACCACCAGTCAGCACCCTATACACTTCCCCTGTG AACTCCTCTGCTCCATCAGCTGAAGATGTAGACCCTGAGCTGGCCCGTTACCTGAACAGAACGTACTGGGAGAAGAAACAGGAAGAGGCTCGCAAGAGTCCCACCCCCTCAGCCCCTGCCCCTGCACCACTGGCTGAGCCCCTTCCGGCAATCAGTCAGCCGATCAGTCAGCCGATCAGTCAGCCTGTAGAAAGCCATGTCCCTCCTGTCCAGCCAGTCAGCATAGTGGAG CAGTACCAGAACGGAGAGTCAGAGGAGAACCATGAGCAATTTCTGAAGGCTCTGCAGAATGCTGTCTCCACCTTCCTCAACCGCATGAAGAGCAACCACTTGCGTGGGCGCAGCATCACCAATGACAGCGCTGTGCTCTCACTCTTCCAGTCCATTAACAACATGCATCCTCAGCTGCTGGACATCCTCAACCAGCTAGATGAGAAGCGAT TGTACTACGAGGGACTGCAGGACAAGTTGGCTCAGGTGCGTGATGCTCGGGCAGCCCTCAACGCCCTTCGGGACGAACACAGAGAGAAGCTGCGTCGTGCCgcagaggaagcagagagacagaggcagatcCAGCTGGCACAAAAACTGGAGATCATGAGGCAGAAGAAACAG GAGTACCTGGAGATGCAAAGACACCTGGCCATCCAGCGCCTCCAGgagcaggagaaggagaggcagaTGCGTTTGGAGCAGCAGAAGCACACAATCCAGATGAGAGCCCAAATGCCTGCTTTCTCTCTGCCCTACGCCCAG TTGCAGTCTTTGCCCCCCAATGTGGCAGGAGGGGTGGTGTACCAGCCTGGTGCTCCACCCAGCTACCCAGGCACATTCAGCCCTGCTGGTTCTGTGGAGGGCTCACCTATGCACAACATCTATATGAACCAGCCTGGGCAGACTGCACCACCACAGTACCAGGCTATGCCCGGTCCTGCCACAG atCCCAATATGGTTAATGCGTACATGTACCAGGCTGCAGGCGCCAATGGGCAGCCTGCTCCTCCTGGTCAAGCTCCACCCAATACTAGTCCACCCTACTCCAACTATCagcccacacccacacagggcTACCAG AATGTGGTCTCTCAGGCCCAGAGTATGCCCCCCATGTCCCAGGCTGCCCCCACTAACGGTATGGGTTACATGAGCTACCAGCCATACAACATGCAGAACATGATTTCAGCATTGCCAGGACAGGACCCCAATATGCCCCCACAACAGCAGTACATGCCAGGCCAGCAGCCCATGTACCAACAG GTGGCTCCCCCTGGTGGCccacagcatcagcagcagcagcaacagcagcagcagcagcagcagcagcagcagcagcagcagcagcagcagcaggccctTCAGGCTGTGCCCGGCAGTGCAGAGGCACAGCTCATCTCCTTCGATTGA